The Mastomys coucha isolate ucsf_1 unplaced genomic scaffold, UCSF_Mcou_1 pScaffold20, whole genome shotgun sequence nucleotide sequence agcCCGAGTCCTTAACCTCTCTAGCCCAGCTTTTacactttttaattaaatttttatgtgtatggtattttatcttcatttgtgtctgtgtactgcttttgtgcctggtgcctatggaagccagaagatggcattggatcctctggaactggagtggcagacaattgtgagctgctatgtggatgctgggagttgacTCCAGGACCTgcaagaccagtcagtgctcttaccctctgagccagccctccagcccCTTGCTCGGTTTCCATGTCCTATACATGATCACAGCAGCTAGGAAAGATCCTCATCTCGTCTTTCTGAACTGAGCCAACACCTACATCTGAGTGTGTTTCTCCCCACTTCTCTTCTGCATACTTCAGCAGTTCAGATTCAGAGGAGCCTCCCAAAGGCTAGGCTCGTCCTCAGAAGCTGGCAGGCTCAGAAGTGCCTCTCGCCTTTATAGTTGTTATTGTTGCCTGTTTGCTTCTGAGAGAAAGTCTCACAATGCAGCCCTGACCAGTTACTCATAGGTCACAGGTGTGCCATCAAAACATACTTCTTGAAGTCACTCTTCCTTCAAAACCCAGTGGTCCCTCCAGTTTTCCTATATagtattgtatattatattagaAATTAATGTATAATCATTGTTTATTATTTACCTATTCTCTTATATACCattgttttattagtttttttgatttggttgtggttttttttttttcctttaNNNNNNNNNNNNNNNNNNNNNNNNNNNNNNNNNNNNNNNNNNNNNNNNNNNNNNNNNNNNNNNNNNNNNNNNNNNNNNNNNNNNNNNNNNNNNNNNNNNNNNNNNNNNNNNNNNNNNNNNNNNNNNNNNNNNNNNNNNNNNNNNNNNNNTTTTTGTGTATCCCTTTATTAGAACtcaatgtgtagaccaggctggcctcgaactcatagagttCTGCctgcaccactgcctggtgtgatttttaaaaatgctattgtgtgtgcatacacatgccaCAGCAGTCAGTGTGAGAGACCTTTAGCTATGGAATAAAGTCCTTATTTCTAGCTCGGTCGGCCATACTGAACTTCCTCCTCCTCGTGCACAGTCAGAGCACGCGGTTAGTTAGCTCTTCCTGCCCGCCCTTTGTAGCTCTTTACTTTGGCTGGCATGCTCCTTGTGGATGGCCATCACTGCCAGAGCACCATGGTCTTCCATGTTTGCCTCCTCACACCTAAAGTCCCGTCATCTGGGCTCGCACTAGCACTCAGTCATGGCAGGGTACTCGCTAGCGATACCTTCAAGACTACAAGATCtcgtttttattttctctgctgTCTTGAATTAATTGGCTGTATATGAAGCACACTGAAtatcaatttataattttttagcTTCAAGGAAACTAAAATTCTAAACTAAAAATTCTCCCTTTGgcaggccgtggtggcacatgtctgtgctcccacacttggaaggctgaggtgggGCAGAGGTTTGAGATTGTTGGGGAAAGAAAaagcatgatcagaatatatcatATGGATAAtcttttcaattaagaaaatgtttaagggGGGGATATCGAGACCAACTCTGGTAGAAGCAGCACCTTTttcaaaaaaaggagaaaaagagatgtAAAACTCTTTTCCACATCTACCTTCAGAGGGGTAGATTCTGTTCAGAAACTGTAGAGGTCCAGACAGTGTGTTTATTGCTGAAGCTTAtgttagaaaattatttttcctagGCTATTATATTAACGAGTCTGCGTGGTTTCTCCCTCTTCTGTTTTAGGGCACTGTCTTTAGTCTTGAGTCTGAGGAGGAGGAATACCCTGGAATCATGGCGGAAGATAGCAATGACATTTATATATTGCCCAGTGACAACTCCGGACAAGTTAGTCCCCCTGAGTCTCCAACAGTGACAACGTCTTGGCAGTCGGAGAGCCTGCCTGTCTCACTGTCTGCTAGCCAGAGCTGGCACACAGAGAGCCTCCCGGTGTCCCTTGGGCCTGAGTCCTGGCAGCAGATCGCAATAGATCCTGAGGAAGTGAAGAGCTTAGACAGCAGCGGGGCTGGGGAGAAGAGTGAGAACAACTCGTCTAACTCTGACATCGTGCacgtggagaaggaggaggtacCAGAGGAGGCATTCCCGGGAGCGGCTGCTCCCATGCTCCCACTGGTCCCTACTGTGGAAGCCCCAGAATTGATGAGAGTTGAGAAAACCAGCCCCACTCCGTCTGTGTTTGTGGAGCTTGGCGAGGAAGAGCTGGAAGCAGTGACAGTGAGACCCGATGCTGTGGAGACGGTGGAGGGGGCCGCTCAGCCGAGTGAGGAGGGGGCTGGGAGCAGGAAAAAGAGCCACACTGGGGAGGCCACTGTCGTCAGGGGGGCAAAGAGTAGCCTGCCCGCCCAGGGCAAGGCCGTACTGCTCTTTGGAGGGGCTGCTGCAGTGGCTGTCCTGGCTGTGGCAGTTGGAGTGGCACTGGCTTTAAGAAAGAAGTAACAGTCTTTTCAGACGAGAGACGAGACAAAAAGACCTACGGCTTTAGTTGTATTCACTGGAACTTAGACTGCCAGCAACTGACTGGACATTTATAGGACACTGGGGGAATTGGGCTTTCGGCTCAGCGTGGCAATGGCTTGAGACAGTGTTCACATTGGCCTGGTTGTCATTTTAAAGGCCTTGGCTCATGCTAGATTGAGAAGGGCAAGAGTGAAGTTCCCACCTCCAACAGGTTAGTCAACTTGGGCACCATGGGCTTTCAGTAATTCTCTGTAGGAGGCTGCCCTGTGCATTTTGTAATGATTGGCAACATCCCTGCCTTCTACCCACTAGATGCCACTGGCACCCCACTTGCAGTGATGGTAGCCAAAAATGTCTCCTACATTGCCAAATGTCCCCTGTGGACAAAGTCATCTCCCTTTTGAGGGCCACTGCTTTAAGGGATAGGTTCAATTAGGAGAATCTGGGGGAGGAGGCTGCAGCTGGGACTTCCAGCTGTTCATCCTGCTGCAGCTGGGACTTCCAGCTGTTCATCCTGCTGCAGCTGGGACTGCCAGCTGTTCATCCTGCTGCAGCTGGGACTGCCAGCTGTTCATCCTGCTGCAGCTGGGACTGCCAGCTGTTCATCCTGCTGCAGCTGGGACTGCCAGCTGTTCATCCTGTTGCAGTTTCTCAGGACAGGTGAGCTGACTGTGCTCtgcagctgtttttttttctagtcccCATTCTGTATCGTGGTGCTCTCCCGCATCACACCGCCTCTCAGGTACTGCAGCAGCGCAGTGTCTCAGCCTGTACCTCTTTCACACCCAACAAGCTCCTGAAGCTTCCCATGGCTCCACCTTTCGAAGATGATGCCTTTAGGGACCTTTTAAATGATACATACCCTGTCCAGGTGCGGTGgcacttgcctgtaatcccagcatttaggaatcAGAGGCAAAGAGATTAtcccaagttcaaagctagcctggtatacatacCAAGACCATTCGGTCTGTATGGTGGAACCTTGACCCAAGAAAAGGGATAAATACACTGAAGCTGCATAGGAAACTTAGGGTTCCCTAGTCTGAATGCAGGGTAGAGGCTGCAGTCAGTGGTCTTAGAGGCTGGAAGGTGGTCGACATGACCCGTCGAGGTCTATTTGACCTCTTACCAGTATAGCCAGCCAGCCACCCCACGTGCCTATGATTTAGCATTGACACCTCTGCTGGCATACGTGCCATCCAGAGCCTGGATTAGTGTGTCTCCCACTACCTGTTCTCGGGCGTTGGAATCTCCTCAGCttctctgtgggtctctgtgtggaGACAGCAGTGTCAACCTTTGGCTACAGAACCAGTTGGGTCATACCCCTTATTCAATGTAAATCATGAAATAAATGAGGAAGTTGTATCATTTATTACTAGGTATCACTTAAATGAAAAGTGGGACAGAAACTTGAATTAAAGACCAAGACTGCTGCAGAAGCTCTGGCTCGGTCTTCAGCATCCAAGAGACTTCTTGGCCTGAACTCGGCCCAGTGCCAGGGCAGCAGACCCAGAGGACCCCGTGCACTCTCTGTAGCTAGCGGGGGCTCAGCAGAGTCTTGTGTCACCTGGCTGATCTTAGCCTTCAAGGAGGGGTGGGACCCGTCTATCTAATGCCTGAGGGCACAGTGCCACCCTGCAAGGCACACATGCTTGATAAGAAGTCATCTCAGATTTATCTCAGTCATGTACCATTACTTCTTAGATCctgaaatttataataaaaatacttttaactaCTCTAATCACCAAGAGCTGATGTTTTGAATgtccttgatttttttaaaaaagtatttttaaaagatgctctCCCCAAAGAGTTGATCAGGAGACTTTATTTTAGTGTGATTGTGTCCCACTGTGATGTCCTCTTGTGAGTTTTCATCCCATGCAGGGAGTAATGGTTGTGGGCTGGAGGTGATGGGAGTTCCCTCCGAGTTCTCACAGGCGGTGTGGCTCTGTCTCATAGGCCTCGCGCTGGTGGCTCgctggaccttttttttttttttttcttccggtGTTAACACATTTGAATGTTGGTTTCCCGGCACCTATTGGCATTTAAACACTAAGAGCCAAGTTCAGGTGGGAGTTGCTGAGACATGGCCTTTGTTTTAGGATATTTGTATCTGTGTTCTCCAAGGCAGGAGCCGGAGAAACTAGCCTCTGAGCTGACCGCCTGTTGCTTTATTTTACTGCCCCATGAATACTTAGCCTAACTTGCTCGAGTATATTTTTCTGGGTGACGGCAGATGGGTAATTTTCAACCGGTTCTCCCCACGTGGACCCTTACCCCTATTCGTCTTTTACTTCATTGCCCTCTGCTTGGCACTGGGATAGAGTAGCCACAGGGTGGTTGTGTCACAGCTTCTAGGTTTGCCATCAccttaaacaaaataagaaagtctccctgtgtagcctatgctggtcttgaacttgtagtCCATCTAGCTCAGGACtcagattacaagcatgtgtcaccatgcctggtcttAGTTCTCAAATCCTCGTTCATCTGAGGGACTTGGTAGTCGGAAGCCGTTCTTGCCCTAAAGATTCAGAATGCATTCACCTTGATTAGGGAACAGACAGCACGAGAACTGAGTCACTGCCATCCTCTGTTCTTTGTAAACTAGCGGGAAGTTTTACTAGTTCTGTAGAGACATGGTCTGTGTATATGCACTTCGTGCTCAGAATTGGGCTGCATACCAGGCAAGTACTGCATCCCTCTTGCTCCTCAACCCTTGGGTAGAACTAAGTGTTCATTCAGTGAATGATTGACGCTCACTTAGCTAAAAGCCAGTGAGGTTTTCCTGACAAAACACCTAAAGACTTATTTGCTGTACTGAAGTGGCCAACCCGAGTCCAGAGTGCCTTAGCAGGAGGGACCTGCCTGAGCGTCACTGGCTTCTAGAAGATGGTCTGTTTCAGCAGGTCgtaacctgtgggtcacaacccctttggggactGAATGACAGGGATCAATTATcagctatcctgcatatcagatatttatattgcaaTTCATAATATTAGcgaaattacagttgtgaagtagcaacaaaagtaacttTATGTTGGGTAttaccataacatgaggaactgcactAAAGGACTGCGTCATTAGAAGGgtgagagccactggtctagtTGGCATGCTCGTTGGGCTACTTCATGTAAACCTTACCCAAAGCATCCCTGGTTCCTCTGGCCTGTGTTTCAGTCCCTTCGGATATCATTTgactgagtgagcagagtcaAGGTCTTCGGTGCCTGGTCCTTTGAGGGCTGCCACCGTTTGTGAGCCTCTGTGCTAAGCCCCCAGTTAGAGAACCCAGTGCCTGCTCTTGCCTTCTGCTTTAAAGGTGAGGTGTGGGCATTTGACCTTTTAAGAGCTACTTTATGGAAACTACACTTTCTAGCTAAGAAAaagttctcttttcctttctcttattttAGGTCTTCATGAATTCTACATGAACTCTGCTCACTAGTATGATGAACCTGTTGTctcacacacacctgtgatctctctctttttttttaaaagatgtatttatttattttatgtgtatgaatacactgtagctgtacagatggccttgagccatcatgtggctgctgggaattgaactcaggacttctgttccaccccactctctccagtctaattcactgtagctgtcttcagacacaccagaagagggcgtcagatctcatcacggatggttgtgagccaccatgtggttgctgggatccgaactcaggaactcaggaccttcggaagagcagtcagtgctcttacccgctgagccatctcgccagcccacaccTGTGATCTCTTATCCACAGTGTAGCATTGAGAACCTCCACTTGTGAAATGGTTGTGTCGCGCTACTCTTTTAAGTGAGCTCTGTGGGTTACTACTCCTTATGCTGATGCCGATTGAGCACTTAATGCATGCCAGAGGCTGGAGAGCTCACAGCCTAAAGCCTTCTTCAGGTCCTGTCTAGACTCTAGGTTACTGGGTAGGAACCACCGAGAACTGAACTGGTTTACCAAGTTGCCCAGCTTATCAGAGGCAAGGCAGCAAGCGA carries:
- the Bcl2l13 gene encoding bcl-2-like protein 13 isoform X1, whose product is MASSMTVPLGFHYETKYVVLSYLGLLSQEKQQGHSLQGVQLDVAPQSLNPEVLLKLKSEIEEELKSLDKEVSEAFTSTGFDCHTSPVFSPANPESSIEDCLAHLGERVSQDLKEPLQKALQTILSQPVTYEAYRECTVETAVHASGWNKLLVPLVLLQQMLLELTRRGQEPLSLLLQFGVTYLEDHAAEFVVQQGGWGTVFSLESEEEEYPGIMAEDSNDIYILPSDNSGQVSPPESPTVTTSWQSESLPVSLSASQSWHTESLPVSLGPESWQQIAIDPEEVKSLDSSGAGEKSENNSSNSDIVHVEKEEVPEEAFPGAAAPMLPLVPTVEAPELMRVEKTSPTPSVFVELGEEELEAVTVRPDAVETVEGAAQPSEEGAGSRKKSHTGEATVVRGAKSSLPAQGKAVLLFGGAAAVAVLAVAVGVALALRKK